In Nitrosophilus labii, the following proteins share a genomic window:
- a CDS encoding YkgJ family cysteine cluster protein, protein MQDIIKKDGYKFFFYPKACESCEGRCCRGESGYIWVNKKEIEDIAKFLDINEEEFIKNCLKKVKYRFSIKEIFVGGEYQCLFFDYEKKRCEIYPVRPTQCRTFPFWNRYKDEKNIEEVKKECPGIIR, encoded by the coding sequence ATGCAAGATATAATAAAAAAAGATGGATATAAGTTTTTTTTCTATCCAAAAGCCTGTGAAAGCTGCGAAGGAAGGTGTTGTAGAGGTGAAAGCGGCTATATTTGGGTTAATAAAAAAGAGATAGAAGATATCGCGAAATTTTTAGATATAAATGAAGAGGAGTTTATAAAAAATTGTCTAAAAAAGGTAAAATATAGATTTAGTATTAAAGAGATATTTGTTGGTGGCGAATACCAGTGTCTTTTTTTTGATTATGAAAAAAAAAGATGCGAGATATATCCGGTAAGACCTACCCAGTGCAGAACTTTTCCCTTTTGGAATAGATATAAAGATGAAAAAAATATAGAAGAGGTTAAAAAAGAATGCCCTGGAATAATAAGATAG
- a CDS encoding GatB/YqeY domain-containing protein produces MSELKKKLQEDLKIAMKEKDTFKRDTVRFLMSAIKQVEVDSRKELSDEDIIKIIQKSVKQREESARQYKDAGREDLYEKEIKEAQILKSYLPKQLSDEELEAELKKIIEEVGATSLKDMGKIMGVATKKLASVADGKRINQTAKKLLG; encoded by the coding sequence ATGAGTGAATTGAAAAAAAAATTGCAAGAAGATCTTAAAATAGCCATGAAAGAAAAAGATACTTTCAAAAGAGATACAGTAAGATTTTTAATGAGTGCAATAAAACAAGTAGAAGTAGATTCAAGAAAAGAGCTTAGTGACGAAGATATCATAAAAATAATTCAAAAAAGCGTCAAACAAAGAGAAGAGTCTGCGAGACAGTATAAAGATGCCGGCAGGGAAGATCTTTACGAAAAAGAGATAAAAGAGGCACAAATACTAAAATCATATCTTCCAAAACAGCTTAGCGATGAAGAGCTTGAAGCAGAACTCAAAAAAATCATAGAAGAAGTTGGAGCTACTTCGTTAAAAGATATGGGGAAAATTATGGGAGTTGCTACTAAAAAACTAGCTTCTGTAGCTGATGGAAAAAGAATAAATCAAACGGCTAAAAAACTGCTTGGCTAG
- a CDS encoding aspartoacylase — protein sequence MSLFKSIKEDSMLKRVVITGGVHGNELTGAFLVKKWQKTPLVTKNIKIEYLLGNPKAFKECRRYIDYDLNRSFSKKALSKDSYIYEFERAKVLKERLKSCDFLIDIHTTTANMGMTIVLSKDDPLSNLVAKKLSLEFDDVKILRWFSTSEGDFINSAVPHSITLEAGAICQGVLEPRIFFRCEEIVKRAVEILDSEINQDKFEIGKSVEVYDIVKIVDFPREENEPSAMIHPNILGKDYFQLKNGEPIFVTLEGETILYDGEPLYAVFINEAAYYEKKIAFCLCEKSKI from the coding sequence ATGAGTTTGTTCAAGAGTATAAAAGAAGACTCTATGCTTAAAAGAGTAGTTATAACCGGTGGAGTTCACGGAAACGAATTGACCGGTGCTTTTTTAGTTAAAAAGTGGCAAAAAACGCCTTTAGTTACTAAAAATATAAAAATAGAGTATCTTTTAGGAAACCCTAAAGCGTTCAAAGAGTGTAGAAGGTATATCGATTATGATCTAAACCGCTCCTTTTCAAAAAAAGCACTATCAAAAGATTCGTATATTTATGAGTTTGAAAGAGCCAAAGTTTTAAAAGAGAGGTTAAAAAGTTGCGATTTTTTAATAGATATACATACTACAACGGCAAATATGGGTATGACTATAGTTTTATCCAAAGATGATCCTCTCTCAAACTTAGTCGCTAAGAAGCTATCTTTAGAGTTTGATGATGTAAAGATTCTTAGATGGTTTTCAACTAGTGAGGGAGATTTTATAAATTCTGCGGTTCCTCACAGTATAACTTTAGAAGCTGGAGCAATATGTCAAGGTGTTTTAGAACCTAGAATCTTTTTTAGATGCGAAGAGATTGTAAAAAGAGCAGTTGAAATTTTAGATAGTGAGATTAATCAAGATAAGTTTGAAATAGGTAAAAGTGTTGAAGTTTACGATATTGTTAAAATCGTGGATTTTCCAAGAGAAGAAAACGAACCCTCGGCAATGATACATCCGAATATTTTAGGAAAAGATTATTTCCAATTAAAAAATGGAGAACCTATCTTTGTAACTTTGGAGGGAGAAACTATACTTTACGATGGTGAGCCTCTTTATGCAGTTTTTATAAATGAAGCGGCATATTATGAAAAGAAAATAGCTTTTTGTCTTTGCGAAAAAAGCAAAATTTAA
- a CDS encoding OmpA/MotB family protein: MARKKKEECKSVPGWLVSFGDLMSLLLTFFILLYSMSTISLEKFYQSIRGITEAFGGRTLKSEDKIIQGKKVELDFPMYPKIKKKKAVQKKLNEVKDMLQKAGLNAEVVSHGSLIKLRLFSDKIFPSGSAYPYKNVIPYIMTLCEKLRDTGLPLIIVGHTDNVPIRGGRFRNNLELSAARATNILRLFLKCGYEQKALAAEGRGEFEPIAPNDTPANRAKNRRIEFVIDLSV; this comes from the coding sequence ATGGCAAGAAAAAAGAAAGAGGAGTGTAAAAGTGTTCCCGGCTGGCTTGTAAGCTTTGGAGACTTGATGTCTCTCCTTTTAACTTTTTTTATTCTTCTTTATTCTATGAGTACCATATCTTTAGAAAAATTTTACCAGTCAATCAGAGGTATTACCGAAGCTTTTGGAGGCAGAACGTTAAAGAGCGAAGATAAAATAATTCAAGGGAAAAAAGTTGAATTAGATTTTCCTATGTATCCAAAAATAAAGAAGAAAAAAGCCGTACAAAAAAAACTTAATGAAGTCAAAGATATGTTACAAAAAGCCGGTTTAAATGCGGAAGTAGTTTCGCATGGAAGTTTGATCAAGTTAAGACTTTTTAGTGACAAAATATTCCCCTCAGGTAGTGCATATCCTTATAAAAATGTCATTCCATATATCATGACTCTTTGTGAAAAACTTAGAGATACCGGCTTGCCGCTTATAATAGTCGGACATACCGATAACGTTCCTATTAGAGGCGGAAGGTTTAGAAACAACCTTGAGTTATCTGCCGCAAGGGCTACAAACATATTAAGACTTTTTTTAAAATGCGGATACGAGCAAAAAGCTTTGGCGGCTGAAGGAAGAGGCGAGTTTGAACCTATAGCTCCTAATGATACGCCGGCTAACAGAGCAAAAAATAGAAGAATAGAGTTTGTAATAGACTTATCTGTTTAA
- a CDS encoding motility protein A has protein sequence MDIATLVGMIGAWLLIIISIVIGGSPMAFVNAPSLLIVVGGGLAAAMAGFPMKDFINGVKAIGKAFKPSSPDPLETIDFLVETMKKARKEGILSLEADIDKYYEKDRLLGDIMRMLIDGQDIEEIESNVENAMAQIDQKLSTEINVWDSLGELFPALGMIGTLIGLIQMLQNLSDPAALGPGMAVAMITTLYGAILANVFCIPIVKKLKYYKDVELMFKESYLITAKAIEKGLNPNSLQQKLAALYGVEVGD, from the coding sequence ATGGATATAGCTACTTTAGTAGGTATGATAGGTGCATGGCTTTTAATAATCATATCTATAGTCATAGGCGGAAGTCCTATGGCTTTTGTGAATGCTCCCTCTTTACTTATAGTTGTAGGTGGTGGTTTAGCTGCCGCAATGGCCGGTTTTCCTATGAAGGACTTTATAAATGGCGTCAAAGCTATTGGGAAAGCTTTTAAACCAAGTTCACCAGACCCGTTGGAGACAATAGATTTTTTAGTTGAAACTATGAAAAAAGCTAGAAAAGAGGGGATTTTGTCTTTAGAAGCAGATATAGACAAATATTATGAAAAAGATAGGCTGCTTGGCGATATTATGAGAATGCTTATAGATGGACAAGACATAGAAGAGATTGAAAGTAATGTAGAAAATGCAATGGCTCAAATAGATCAAAAACTCTCTACGGAGATCAATGTTTGGGACTCACTAGGAGAACTTTTTCCGGCTCTTGGAATGATAGGTACTTTGATAGGCTTGATTCAGATGCTACAAAATCTTTCTGATCCTGCCGCTCTTGGTCCAGGTATGGCAGTTGCTATGATTACGACGCTTTACGGTGCTATATTGGCAAATGTTTTTTGTATTCCTATTGTTAAAAAACTTAAATATTATAAAGATGTCGAGTTAATGTTCAAAGAGTCTTATCTGATAACTGCAAAAGCGATTGAAAAAGGTTTGAATCCTAACTCTTTGCAGCAAAAACTAGCTGCTTTATACGGTGTTGAAGTTGGTGACTAA
- the dksA gene encoding RNA polymerase-binding protein DksA, which translates to MLELDYFKELLIERKKQIEKNILETNSELEELKSVEINDDGDYASLCTNNLIDNAINEQQVNELKEIEEALKKIENGTYGTCEMCGEPIRKLRLKVKPYAKYCIVCREIVEKEPVR; encoded by the coding sequence ATGTTGGAGTTAGACTATTTTAAAGAACTGCTTATAGAGAGAAAAAAACAGATAGAGAAAAATATATTAGAAACAAATAGTGAACTTGAAGAGTTAAAAAGTGTAGAAATAAACGATGATGGCGATTATGCTTCGTTGTGTACCAATAACCTTATAGATAATGCTATTAATGAACAGCAAGTTAACGAGTTAAAAGAGATAGAAGAGGCTCTTAAAAAGATTGAAAATGGTACTTATGGGACTTGTGAAATGTGTGGAGAACCGATAAGGAAACTTAGACTGAAAGTTAAACCGTATGCCAAATATTGTATTGTATGTCGAGAGATAGTTGAAAAAGAACCTGTACGTTAA
- the trpC gene encoding indole-3-glycerol phosphate synthase TrpC — protein sequence MILDEIIKKTKEDLKKRKKEFPLDWLGRSLAYNPFVPRPVEPALRSTKDNPYRIIAEVKKASPSKGVIREDFDPIDIAKEYEKGSADALSILTEPHYFKGDIEYITQIRRYVPMPLLRKDFIIDKYQLVEALVYGADFVLLIAKALSRKELKELLEYTWHLGMEALVEIHDKKDLIKAIFAGANIIGINHRNLETFEMDMTLSERLVPLIPNGKIIVAESGINSHEQIKELHKIGVDAFLIGEHFMIQEDISKEVKKIKGLA from the coding sequence GTGATACTTGACGAGATTATAAAAAAGACTAAAGAGGATTTGAAAAAAAGAAAAAAAGAGTTTCCCCTAGATTGGCTAGGACGCAGTCTTGCTTATAACCCTTTCGTTCCAAGACCGGTCGAACCAGCTTTAAGATCAACAAAAGATAACCCTTATAGAATAATAGCGGAGGTAAAAAAGGCAAGTCCTAGCAAAGGGGTTATAAGAGAGGATTTTGATCCTATAGATATTGCAAAAGAGTATGAAAAAGGGAGTGCCGACGCACTTTCAATTTTAACCGAACCCCACTATTTCAAAGGTGATATTGAGTATATTACTCAAATAAGAAGATATGTACCGATGCCTCTTCTTAGAAAAGATTTTATTATAGATAAATATCAACTTGTGGAGGCTTTAGTTTACGGAGCCGATTTTGTACTTTTGATAGCAAAAGCTCTTTCTAGAAAGGAGCTTAAAGAGCTTTTAGAGTACACTTGGCATCTTGGGATGGAAGCTCTTGTGGAGATACATGATAAAAAAGATTTAATTAAAGCTATATTTGCAGGAGCAAATATAATAGGTATAAACCATAGAAATTTAGAGACTTTTGAAATGGATATGACTCTTAGCGAAAGATTAGTTCCTTTAATACCTAACGGAAAGATAATCGTAGCTGAGAGCGGTATAAACTCCCATGAACAGATAAAAGAGTTGCATAAGATAGGTGTTGACGCCTTTTTGATAGGTGAACATTTTATGATACAAGAGGATATTTCAAAAGAGGTTAAAAAGATAAAGGGTTTGGCGTAG
- a CDS encoding tRNA1(Val) (adenine(37)-N6)-methyltransferase, whose protein sequence is MIIYQPSDGYCYNSDTIFLYDFLRNFKIKGNILDIGSGSGVLGLLVARDFPVNLSAVEKQDKMVFFTNLNAKVNGIDIDVKVGDFQNIEFEKKFDFLISNPPFYHENVIRSKKEEIDISRYVMYLPLEDMLKKTNKILKPKGALIFCYDAKQLQRLISLLSKYKFTVEAIKFIHPKKDKEANLVMIYAKKSSKSLCKVFPPLIVFEDGEYTKEAMKAFEKAGVHSIKCKI, encoded by the coding sequence TTGATTATTTATCAACCTAGTGACGGATACTGTTATAATAGTGATACTATTTTTTTGTACGATTTTTTAAGAAATTTCAAAATCAAAGGAAATATTTTAGATATTGGTTCTGGTTCAGGTGTTTTGGGGCTTTTAGTAGCAAGAGATTTTCCAGTTAATCTAAGTGCAGTAGAAAAGCAGGATAAGATGGTTTTTTTTACAAACCTCAACGCCAAAGTTAACGGTATAGATATAGATGTAAAAGTAGGGGATTTTCAAAACATTGAGTTTGAAAAAAAATTTGATTTTTTAATCTCCAATCCACCTTTTTATCATGAAAATGTGATAAGAAGCAAAAAAGAGGAGATCGATATTAGCAGATACGTTATGTATCTTCCTCTTGAAGATATGTTGAAAAAAACAAATAAGATATTAAAACCCAAAGGCGCTCTAATCTTTTGTTATGATGCGAAGCAGCTTCAAAGGTTGATTTCACTTTTATCTAAATATAAATTCACAGTTGAAGCTATAAAATTTATACATCCAAAAAAGGATAAAGAGGCGAATCTAGTTATGATATATGCTAAAAAGAGTTCCAAATCTTTATGTAAGGTTTTTCCGCCTTTGATAGTATTCGAAGATGGAGAGTATACAAAAGAAGCTATGAAGGCTTTTGAAAAAGCGGGGGTACACAGTATAAAATGCAAGATATAA
- a CDS encoding dynamin family protein, with protein MKPKERYKKLKEHLTQENPVLVEVINEYEELDKIAKKLGFLDENKTFTEEISWWPLISVLGTFSSGKSSFINEYLGKKIQTTGNQAVDNKFTVICYSKNSEVITLPGVALDADPRFPFYNISKEIEKIDNTETSINRYLQLKTVNTENIKGKILIDSPGFDADVQRDETLKITRHIIDISDLVLIFFDARHPEPGAMRDTLNHLVEVAKNHKDADKILYILNQIDTCAKEDNLEDIIGAWQRALSQKGIVSGKFYAIYNESAAKIENEEQKERLKKKKDEDLIEILEKIDKVLIDRAYRIVKNIKTKSNEILENLPLLKERLSSFRTILLITDILTIALFSVIVLYIKNLGASSYVVYGLIGFLILAFLFLHFKAKSFIAKFMAKKIENSFLKSSFIFQTKWYKPYLLAPSKATNKKIKNYLHNLIDRSKTFIQKLNDQFITLQHQKEEL; from the coding sequence ATGAAGCCAAAAGAGAGATATAAAAAACTAAAAGAGCATCTGACCCAAGAAAATCCTGTTTTAGTAGAAGTTATAAATGAGTATGAAGAACTTGACAAGATAGCTAAAAAGCTTGGTTTTTTGGATGAAAACAAAACATTTACTGAAGAGATCTCTTGGTGGCCCCTTATATCTGTTTTGGGAACTTTTTCATCCGGCAAATCTAGTTTTATAAACGAATATCTGGGTAAAAAAATCCAAACTACCGGAAATCAAGCCGTAGATAATAAATTTACCGTGATTTGTTATTCTAAAAATAGTGAAGTCATAACTTTGCCGGGAGTCGCTCTTGATGCGGATCCTAGATTTCCTTTTTACAATATTTCAAAAGAGATAGAAAAGATTGACAATACCGAAACGAGTATTAACAGGTATTTACAGCTAAAAACGGTAAATACAGAAAATATAAAAGGAAAAATCCTTATAGATTCTCCGGGTTTTGATGCAGATGTTCAAAGAGACGAGACTCTAAAAATTACTAGACATATCATCGACATTTCTGATTTGGTATTAATCTTTTTTGATGCTAGACACCCAGAACCAGGAGCTATGAGGGATACACTAAACCACCTTGTTGAGGTAGCAAAAAATCACAAAGACGCAGATAAGATTTTATATATCCTAAACCAGATAGATACTTGCGCAAAAGAGGACAATCTAGAAGATATTATAGGAGCATGGCAAAGGGCACTATCTCAAAAAGGGATAGTAAGCGGAAAATTTTACGCTATTTACAACGAAAGTGCAGCAAAAATAGAAAATGAAGAGCAAAAAGAGAGATTAAAGAAGAAAAAAGATGAGGATTTAATAGAGATTTTGGAAAAAATAGATAAAGTACTGATTGATAGAGCCTATAGAATAGTAAAAAATATAAAAACAAAATCTAATGAGATTTTAGAAAATTTGCCTCTTTTGAAAGAGAGATTAAGTAGTTTTAGAACTATACTCTTAATTACCGATATCTTAACAATTGCACTTTTTAGTGTGATAGTTTTATATATAAAAAATTTAGGAGCATCCTCATATGTTGTTTACGGCCTCATAGGGTTTTTAATTTTAGCTTTTCTGTTTTTACATTTCAAAGCAAAAAGTTTTATAGCAAAATTTATGGCAAAGAAAATAGAAAACAGCTTTTTAAAATCTTCTTTTATTTTTCAAACAAAATGGTATAAACCATATCTTTTGGCACCTTCTAAAGCAACAAACAAAAAGATTAAAAACTATTTACATAATCTTATAGACAGATCAAAAACCTTTATCCAAAAACTAAACGACCAGTTTATAACTCTTCAGCACCAAAAAGAGGAGTTATAA
- the kdsB gene encoding 3-deoxy-manno-octulosonate cytidylyltransferase, translating to MIIIPARMASTRFPNKILAKIDGVPMVVKTAKAVKDIDKVVIATDSEEVVKISNDYGFKAVLTSKNHKSGTDRINEAAAKLGLDKNEIIINVQADEPFIEKEVVKKVFVLTKKNLQNENILMNSAYKLVEKEEAKDPNLVKVVTDSSNIALYFSRSLIPYPRGDTKKYKGHLGIYGFSRKNLEKFCSLEPAPLEDIEKLEQLRALYHGYKVALVEVKTESFGIDTPHDLQRTLKSKGL from the coding sequence ATGATTATTATTCCTGCGCGTATGGCATCTACTAGATTTCCAAATAAGATCCTAGCTAAAATCGATGGTGTTCCAATGGTTGTAAAAACGGCTAAAGCCGTAAAAGATATAGATAAAGTCGTAATTGCTACTGATAGCGAGGAAGTTGTAAAAATATCAAACGATTACGGATTTAAAGCGGTACTTACTAGCAAAAATCATAAAAGCGGTACCGATAGAATAAATGAAGCAGCCGCAAAACTAGGACTAGACAAAAATGAGATTATCATAAATGTTCAAGCTGATGAACCTTTTATAGAAAAAGAGGTTGTAAAAAAGGTTTTTGTTCTTACAAAAAAGAATCTTCAAAATGAAAACATCTTAATGAACAGCGCTTACAAATTGGTTGAGAAAGAGGAAGCTAAAGATCCAAATCTAGTTAAAGTTGTAACTGATAGCAGCAATATAGCCCTATATTTTTCAAGAAGCCTAATACCCTACCCTAGAGGAGATACTAAAAAGTATAAAGGACATTTGGGGATATACGGCTTTTCTAGAAAAAACTTAGAGAAATTTTGTTCTTTAGAACCGGCTCCTTTGGAAGATATTGAAAAACTAGAGCAACTAAGAGCTCTTTATCATGGATATAAAGTGGCATTAGTAGAGGTAAAAACGGAAAGTTTCGGTATAGATACGCCTCATGATCTGCAAAGAACACTGAAATCAAAAGGGCTTTAA
- a CDS encoding tetratricopeptide repeat protein: MPWNNKIVSLILIIIFSFFTGCSLKQPQKESKYCCPKLFEDEDRFIMTALYFKQLGAYRDSAKLFNILYKKTKRVEYKIEEIKNYIIIRDYEKAKRESLKALKEHPNNLKLLRLTAVIFFHLKNLKKAQEYIQKAIKMADKPQDYEFLASLYLAQKKYELALKYYQSAYTIKPNDKTVDQMATIMFLYLDKKNEAIAYLETHSRMYGCSKKVCQKLVSFYGAINDIDGLLSVYKRLYEKFKEDSYGFKIAEIYIYKKEYDKAINFLEETRLDDELLLELYKMTKTYDKAAQLANRLYIKTGDLNYLAQNAIFEFESSKIKDEKLLKDVSYKIEKVIKSVKNSLYLNYLGYLYIDFDIDIDRGIELVKEALKQNPESPFYQDSLAWGYYKKGRCKEAWELMEKVVKKLGLKDEEVKLHYQKIKDCIEKGER; this comes from the coding sequence ATGCCCTGGAATAATAAGATAGTTTCGTTAATTTTAATTATCATATTCTCTTTTTTTACTGGATGTTCCTTAAAACAGCCTCAAAAAGAGAGCAAATACTGTTGCCCAAAACTTTTTGAAGATGAAGACAGATTTATAATGACCGCTTTATATTTTAAACAGCTTGGAGCATATAGAGACTCTGCAAAACTATTTAACATTTTGTATAAGAAAACTAAAAGAGTTGAATATAAAATAGAAGAGATTAAAAACTATATTATTATTAGAGATTATGAAAAAGCTAAAAGAGAGTCTTTAAAAGCATTAAAAGAGCATCCAAACAATTTAAAACTTCTAAGACTAACAGCCGTTATATTTTTTCATTTGAAAAATCTTAAAAAAGCTCAAGAATATATTCAAAAAGCAATAAAAATGGCAGACAAACCACAAGATTATGAGTTTTTAGCTTCACTCTATTTGGCTCAGAAAAAATATGAGTTGGCACTTAAATATTATCAAAGTGCATATACGATTAAACCAAACGATAAAACCGTTGATCAGATGGCGACAATAATGTTTTTATATCTTGATAAAAAAAATGAAGCTATCGCATATCTTGAAACTCATAGCAGAATGTACGGATGTTCTAAAAAAGTTTGTCAAAAACTCGTCAGTTTTTACGGAGCAATAAATGATATAGACGGTTTGCTTTCCGTATATAAAAGATTATATGAGAAATTTAAAGAGGATAGTTACGGCTTTAAGATAGCAGAGATCTATATATATAAAAAAGAGTATGACAAAGCTATAAATTTTTTAGAAGAGACTAGACTTGATGATGAATTGCTATTAGAACTTTACAAAATGACAAAAACTTATGATAAAGCCGCACAACTAGCAAATAGATTATACATAAAAACAGGAGATTTAAACTATTTGGCACAAAATGCTATATTTGAGTTTGAATCTTCTAAAATAAAAGATGAAAAACTTTTAAAAGATGTCTCTTATAAAATCGAAAAGGTTATAAAAAGTGTAAAGAATAGTCTTTATCTAAACTATCTAGGTTATCTTTATATCGATTTCGATATTGACATTGATAGAGGGATAGAGCTTGTCAAAGAGGCTTTAAAACAAAACCCGGAGTCTCCTTTTTATCAGGATTCTTTAGCGTGGGGATATTATAAAAAGGGTCGATGCAAAGAGGCATGGGAGTTGATGGAAAAAGTTGTCAAGAAGCTTGGTTTAAAGGATGAAGAGGTAAAATTGCACTACCAAAAGATTAAAGATTGTATAGAAAAAGGAGAGAGGTGA
- a CDS encoding ABC transporter permease: MPYVSIAILVLIIFLSFFGDLFYNKSAYELNKEAILLPPSLDHPFGTDRLGRDLLARVIKGGKISLTIGVGSALIASFIGLIAGVSAGYFRGKIDKSFVIIVDLFLTFPTFFLLLALVSYIEASSLVLIVVISITGWMTTARMIRSESFAIASKPFIKILQIAKTPSYKIILKYFAPLIAPIFFISFTFGVGGAILSESGLSFLGLGIVPPQMSWGSILSEGKEVIDIAWWVSFFPGLMIFLITFSLINISDYLQSITNKKEKLI; this comes from the coding sequence GTGCCTTATGTAAGTATAGCTATTTTAGTACTGATAATATTTTTATCTTTTTTTGGGGATCTTTTTTATAACAAATCTGCTTATGAACTGAATAAAGAGGCAATTTTGCTTCCTCCATCTTTAGATCATCCATTTGGTACCGATAGACTAGGTAGGGATCTTTTGGCAAGAGTGATAAAAGGGGGTAAAATATCTTTAACTATAGGTGTCGGAAGTGCTTTGATTGCCTCTTTTATTGGCTTGATAGCAGGAGTTAGTGCGGGTTATTTTAGAGGAAAAATTGATAAAAGTTTTGTAATAATTGTGGATCTTTTCTTAACTTTTCCAACATTTTTTCTTCTTTTAGCATTGGTTAGCTACATAGAAGCTTCTAGTTTGGTTTTAATAGTTGTTATTTCGATAACTGGTTGGATGACAACGGCTAGAATGATAAGAAGTGAGAGTTTTGCGATAGCTAGCAAACCTTTTATCAAAATATTGCAGATAGCAAAAACTCCTTCATATAAAATAATATTAAAATATTTTGCTCCTTTAATAGCTCCTATATTTTTTATAAGTTTTACTTTTGGCGTAGGAGGTGCAATATTAAGTGAATCTGGACTAAGTTTTTTGGGTCTGGGAATAGTTCCGCCTCAAATGAGCTGGGGTTCTATTTTAAGCGAAGGAAAAGAGGTTATAGATATAGCTTGGTGGGTAAGTTTTTTCCCGGGTCTAATGATATTTTTGATTACTTTTTCGTTGATAAATATTTCAGATTATTTACAAAGCATTACTAATAAAAAAGAGAAATTAATCTAA
- a CDS encoding OmpA/MotB family protein gives MAKRKKEECKSIPGWLVSFSDLMSLLLTFFILLYAMSTVDITKAMKFISYFQGEDPKFVPDQSAIMPPIVPFSTDVVLKIKKRIKKLLPISSYQIVATKEYALIRMFDDVFFEPNSYKLTTKAKKALNEIAETLKIIQKDLKQKKIKLKIAGHTSESTPDKKIKGVNDSWDLSIKRATTVAEYLIFKGIDPSLIAVTGYGDTRPLYKWKHPMLQRRNSRVELYIMVDAERKQKQKR, from the coding sequence ATGGCAAAAAGAAAAAAAGAGGAGTGTAAAAGTATACCAGGTTGGCTGGTTAGTTTTAGCGATCTTATGTCACTCCTTTTGACTTTTTTTATATTGTTATACGCCATGAGTACTGTAGATATTACAAAAGCAATGAAATTTATATCCTATTTTCAAGGTGAAGATCCAAAGTTTGTTCCGGACCAATCGGCAATAATGCCTCCCATAGTTCCCTTTTCAACAGATGTAGTTTTAAAGATAAAAAAAAGAATAAAAAAACTCCTGCCTATCTCATCGTACCAGATAGTTGCAACAAAAGAGTATGCTCTTATAAGAATGTTTGATGACGTTTTTTTTGAACCTAACTCTTATAAACTTACTACAAAAGCAAAAAAAGCTCTTAATGAGATTGCGGAAACTTTGAAAATTATTCAAAAAGATTTGAAACAAAAGAAGATAAAACTGAAAATAGCAGGACACACTTCAGAGTCTACTCCGGATAAGAAAATCAAAGGAGTGAATGACTCTTGGGATCTTTCTATTAAGAGAGCTACTACTGTTGCTGAATATCTGATATTTAAAGGTATTGATCCCTCTTTAATTGCCGTAACGGGTTACGGAGATACAAGACCTCTATATAAATGGAAGCATCCTATGCTTCAAAGAAGAAATAGTAGAGTAGAACTATACATAATGGTTGATGCCGAAAGAAAACAAAAGCAGAAGCGTTAA